CGGCGACGAACCGCCGCGCTTGCGCTCGCGGTTCGTCACGCCCTCGTGCCAACCGATCGATGGCACAGGTGAGGAAGTTCCCGCTCCCCATCGCCGGGTCGATGAGTCGGGCGTCCTCCGCCCCGTCGAGTGCCTGTGAAACCGTGTACTCGACCACGGCGTCCGGCGTGTAGTACGCACCGACGGTGGCCCGTCGTGTCGCGTCCCCGGCGAGCCGAATTCCACCACCGGTGAGTTCGGGTTCGTAGTCGAGCGACCGTTCGTACAGGCCGCTCACCTGCCGAAACGACAGCGAGTCGAACGCCAGCGACCCGATGGTCTCGTCGAGACGTTCGCTCGCCCCCGCCGACAGGGTTTCGAACCGTGCTCGCTCCGTTCGGAGTTCGTCGCCGGTTGCGAACGGCGGTCGGTCGACCCCTCGTGCGTCCGAAAATTCGTCCACGAGACGGCCGAACACGCCGACGAGGGCCGCGTCGAACGCCGACCGTAGACTCGTCGCTGTCGCTTCGGAATCAGTAATCAAGTCATCTGTGGCGAGTTCGAGCGCCTGCCAGGACGGTTTCGTCCGGGAGTTCGGGGACGGATGGTTCGCTCCTGCGCGGAGCCATTAGTTTCACAACTCCCCGCAGTAGGATAAGTCTATTCCGCGTACAGTGAGTACGCTATCGAAGCGAACCCGAGCACGGTCAGCGTGCTTTCGATGACGAGCGCGAAGTCCTGATTGACGCTGAACGCTTGGTCAGCTACGCCCGCGGCGAAGGCTCCGAGAGTGACGACACCGAACCCGATTGCGAGCGACCTGAGCGCTGGCAGTTCGGTTCGACGGTACGCTTTGAACGCGAAAAACGTGATTATACCGCCGAGCAGGAGCGTGAGCGTTTTGAGGGTGATGATGAGTATCGTGAGGTTCATGTTTCCTTCCGTATCTCCGTCCACAGCCGTTCGAGGCGTTCGTCGGTGGTCTTCGGCGGTCGGTCGATGGTGACTTGAAAGCCGCCGTCCTCGGTTATGGAGATGTTCACCGACTCGACAGTGATCCGGTAGCGAGACGTGTGATGGCCGTCCTCTCGAATCTCGGTCTCTTCGGCCACGAGTGCGGCTTCGCTCAGCAGGTCGAGCTTTCGGTAGAGGGTCGAAAGCGGGATATCCGTGGCGTCGGCGACCTCTCGTGCCGTCATCGGTTCACGTAGTTCCATGATTATCCGTCGACATGCGGGGTCATCGAGGGCGTCGAGAACGTCCTGTAAATCGGGCGTATCGTCTGCCAAATCCCGCACCATTCAATCGAACCTTTCGTTGCTCGGCACATAATTCGTTCGACTGCTGAAACGGTTCTCAGCTGTTGAGAATCATCGAAAATCGACGGACGATACCGCGACGAACACCACCCTTTCCGCTGTTCAGCGCAGGAAGCCCAGGAATCGATAGTCGTGATCCGGAACGTACCGCCGGAACGATAAGCTGTTCGTCAGAACGCTCACGCTGGAGAACGGCCATCGCCCCCGCCGCGAGCGCGGGTTGCAGGAGGCCGAGCGAGGCCAACGGGATCATCGCGGTGTTGTAGCCGAGCGCCCAGAAGAGGTTCTGCTTGATCTTCGACAGGGTGCCAGCCGAGATTCGAATCGCCTTCACCACGTCGCGCGGGTCGTCGCGCATCAGCGTCACGTCGGCCGCCTCGATGGCCACGTCCGTACCGCTTCCGATGGCGGTGCCGACGAACGCCGCCGCGAGCGCCGGGGCGTCGTTCACGCCGTCCCCGACCATCATCGCGTTCCGGCCGCCGTTCGCCGTCCTCGACGACGTCGGCCTTTTCGTCGGGGAGCACTTCGGCGCGAACGTTCGCGGGGTCGTCCCCAGAACGGCTCCGCCGTTCTGGTGTGCCAACCGAGCTTTGCTCGAGACGATGCCGACCTGCTCGGCGACGGCGCGGGCGGTCCGCTCGTTGTCCCCGGTGAGCATGTGCACGTCCAACCCGCGCTCCCGGAGGTCGGAGACGGCTTCCTTCGCGCTCTCTTTCACCTCGTCGGCGTTGGCGACGACGCCGACGAGCGAGTCGTCAACCGCGACCAACATCGCCGTTTTCCCCTCGCGTTCGAGTTGCTCCATCGCCTCTTCGGCCGGTTCGACCTCGATTCCGGCGTCGCGCAGGAGTTTCCGGTTGCCGACGAGGACGTTTCCGTGACTCGTCTCGGCGCGAATCCCGTGACCGGGAACGTTCTCGAACGAACTCGGGTCTTCGAGTTCGACGTCGCGTTCCTCCGCACCCGCCACGATGGCCTGTGCGAGCGGGTGCTCGCTTCCTCGCTCCGCGCTAGCCGCGGCGGAGAGGACGAACGCCTCGGTCCTCGATTCGGCGGCACTCCCCGCCGAATCGGCTACCTGTGCTCCGCCGTCGGCCATCGTCGTCCCGTCCCCGTCTTCGCTCGGAATCGCCACCACGTCGGTTAGCCGCATCTCTCCTTTCGTCAGCGTCCCCGTCTTGTCGAAGATGACCGTATCGACGTCCTTCACGCGCTCCAGCACGTCGCCGCCCTTGAACAGGACGCCGGTGCGCGCGCCGATGGCGGTCCCGACCATCGTGGCCGTCGGGGTCGCCAGACC
This window of the Haladaptatus sp. R4 genome carries:
- a CDS encoding N-6 DNA methylase, giving the protein MITDSEATATSLRSAFDAALVGVFGRLVDEFSDARGVDRPPFATGDELRTERARFETLSAGASERLDETIGSLAFDSLSFRQVSGLYERSLDYEPELTGGGIRLAGDATRRATVGAYYTPDAVVEYTVSQALDGAEDARLIDPAMGSGNFLTCAIDRLARGRDEPRAQARRFVAENRIFGVDVDPLAVELARTAVWFETGVWPDETLRVGDALAADPEWFEGRTFDAVVGNPPYVEVATFPRGGKPTFGSALLP
- a CDS encoding helix-turn-helix domain-containing protein, which produces MVRDLADDTPDLQDVLDALDDPACRRIIMELREPMTAREVADATDIPLSTLYRKLDLLSEAALVAEETEIREDGHHTSRYRITVESVNISITEDGGFQVTIDRPPKTTDERLERLWTEIRKET